AACCCAGCCGTAAATGCGGTTTCTTGATTATTAGTATCAATTCTCCGGATAGTATCGTAGTAATTAGAGACTACATGATTGTCCGCATCTGGCTGATCATCGCGCCATTGCGCAACGTACAGATTTCCCGAATTGTCAGTTGCCAATCCGATTGGGTTTGGATTCTCAGATACAGCGCCGCCAACAAGAGTGGTTACTTGAGCTAGTCTAGTGGGTGATATTTGTGCGGAGACGGCCCCTACTTGCAGTGCTGATATGGCATTGATTCCAGTAGCCTCGACACTCGTCTGGCCGCCCCCGCCACAGCCGATAAGGAGTCCTAATGACGTAGCTATGACTGTCAATTGCGCAATATTTTTCATGAGGAGCCTTGTGGAGATAGACGGAAGTGATGGTGCTTAACCACACGTGCAGAGAAAGGGGGGTACATCACTTGATGTAGCTCATATAATGCTAGCACAAAAACATCATTAAAAGGTTTTTCTGATATACATTAGAACTACTTTAAGGCCCATGGAGTTGCTCATTAAAGCGCCTTGACACGGTGTCTGATCTGTTTGATGCCATTCAGCAGAAGTCAAATCGAACAACTGATAGTGTCTGGTAGGCATAGAATCGATGACTAAAGGGGTGTCTTGTATATGAAATTCTCTGCTACCGAAGAAACAAACTACCCTAGTCGGTTGTTGAAATTACAAAGAACTTTCTTGTATTTGTTTTATACGTCGGTCCCTCGGAAACTGAGGACGAAGGAGAATATATTTTTCCTTTGTTTCTCGAGTTCGGCATTATTCTTTTTGTTGTTTCTCATTGGTCCTGTTCTTTGGGTGATTAACCAAGAGCGGTCATCAATTTCCGCCTTCATATGTTCCTTTTTCATCTTCATTAGTATGATTATGTGGAAGCGTGGCAGTTCGCTTGTTCTGGTGCATCTTATTTATCAAGGTTCGTTATTAGGAGTTATTCTCTATAATGCCTATTATCTGGGCGGTGTTACATCATCAGTCATGGTATGGATGGGGCTAGTTCCAATTCTCCCTATTTTCCTTATGTCTAGGGAGTGGGGTTATGGGTGGCTAGTAGGCTCTATTGCAATTGTCTTAGGTATGTTGCAATTACAGATAAACGGCCATATCCCGATGAGGTTGGGAGATACGATTGATGATTTGTATTTGAGCACATTAATGATAGGAATGCTGAGTCTTACTCAAATGATCTTAGTAAGTACGTATGACACGGCAAGCTGGACGATGTTTCAGCAAATCACAAAGAAAAATGAGGCGCTACAAGCGCTCTCTAGAAAATTGGAAATAGCAAGTTCCCATAAAGATACATTCCTTGCAACTGTTAGTCATGAGATGCGTACACCGTTGAACGCAGTATTCGGGTTTCTGAATATTATTGAGAGAACAGATCATTTGCCATCTGAGGTCTATGGATTTGTCAAACACGCGAAGAACTCCTCATCACATTTACTAACTGTTATTAATGACCTATTAGATTTCTCCCAAATGCAGCAAGGCCGATTGGTACTTGCTCCTCAGGTGGTCCATCTAAAGCAAACCGTGTATCAAATACATGCGGCTTTACAAAGCCGAGCAGCCGAGAAGAATCTGAAGTACAGCCTTGAATTCATTGGCGAGATCCCTCCGTATGTTAAGTTGGATCCCCATCGGTTAACTCAAATCCTCCTTAATTTGCTTGGGAATGCGGTGAAGTTCACGAATCAGGGTGGTGTGAGAACGGAGATTCGTGTCTTTTCGGCTGTTGATGTGAAGCACAGCCATGACGTTACGTTTGAGATCGTGGTCTCGGATACTGGAATCGGGATATCTGAGCATCAGATCGGAAAAGTATTTGAGCCATTTGTTCAAATCAAAGAACAGGATCATATAGAGTCCGATTATTCGTTAAGGGGTAACGGACTTGGTCTTTCGATTACAAGAAGTCTTGTTCTATTGCAAGGTGGGGTTATAGACGTCCAAAGTAAGAAGGGAGAGGGTTCGGCGTTTCGTGTGTGTTTGCCGGTTCATGTTGAGCAGGCGCCAAACTCTCTGCGTGATAAGTCTGAGCCCAGCGTGAATCCAATTGAAATAAATCTTCTGGTTGTGGATGATCACCAGATGAACCGAATGGTAGTAAGCAACCTAGTTAAAAAGTTCTTCCCTAATGCAACTATTACAGAAGCAAAAAATGGAACAGAAGCGTTGACGAAGATGCGCTCAGAACTCTTTGATTTAGTACTAATGGACCTGATCATGCCTGATCTAACAGGAACGGAAGTTGTTGAGATCATTCGCAAGGAGGCCGCTCCTTATTCAGATGTCAATGTCGTTGCTTTAACTGCTAATTTGGCTAATGAGGCTTTGCATGAATGTAATCGTGTTCACATGCAAGGCGTCTTGCCTAAGCCTATAGATCTTGGTTTACTTGTGCAGACGATTACACAGTTTGGAATGCCCAAAGATCTGAAAGAAATTCACTGATGTAGTTTTAATGATGTGGACTCTTGCATGTGAAGTCTTGGTTGAAGTGTTCCAAGATTTCTTCCCAGCAATCGGCGGTGATTATGTGTCCGTCTTCTGCGACCACTCCCTGAGCAATCATAAATAAAGACTTTAGCCTTTTCTGTGCTTTTTTTGCAGTCATCTTAGCCTCAGAAAATGATTTGCAGCCTTGTACTCTTAGCCAAGCTTGGGAGGCTTTGAAAAAGGAATAGCGAATTTCCTCTGCTTCTGCAGAAGACTGGGCGGCGGGCATTAATTCAATAGCCTTCTTGCGCATTTCATTCGTAATAATGACAGCATTAGTCATGGCGGATTGTTTAGGCATGTTCCGCGCGGGCCTAATGAAGGTAGGCTGCTTTCTGAGGATGGATTGGTGTGCCGATCAATTGTGGAATGAGCTTCATGTTCTTAAAAACACGGAAATTCTCTATGTCCTCTGGTAGGAAGTCGGACAGCTCTTGATTAATCTCGCCATGGTTATTACGCCAATAGCCATTGGTAAGTCTGACGAAGTTCCGATACTCAATATCGCCCACGCTGCTGTAAAGGATGAGCTCAACAGCGCAAATGGAACGCTCACTTGATGCTCGGTATTCGGCCATGAGCACAGTGCGATTTGAGGATTCATCCGCATAGAGGGCGGCACATCCTTGATACAAACCGGGTGCGAGAGCTGCTTTCTGAGCGGCAACTGACGGATGGTTATAAATAAACATTTACTTAACTCCTTGACAATTAATGCGTTGTCTTTGGGCAAAGAGGCCCGTTGCTACAAGTGAAATTCCTTGTTCTAGATTGGACGAGATCACTTTTGTTTCGACACTGCGCTTGTGATCAAGAGCCGCAACCATGGCAGCAGTGACTTCAGCAAGCTCGTTTGAGTGGAAAACAGTTTTTTCTAATGAGTTGATTCGGTCTACGACTTCTTCATGCCTACGGTCGTAGCCAGCTAAACCTTGATTTAAAAAGGTTCGCAGCATTTCTGCGCGCGAAATGCCAAGCTGTTTTGCTACCTGGCTTAGGGCGGCATGGGTTCGTTCATCTAGTCTGATCAGAACTGCTCTGGTTTTCATTTATAGATTGTAACACCTGAGTACACAAAATCATAACATAATGATTCTAAAGTAGGCATAAAACTAGTTTCGGATTAACTATACGTACATTGGAATGTATTTAAAGGAGTGAGAAATGTGGAAGCCAGTGCAACGCATCAGATGGAAGACAGAGCCGGGGGGGTGGCCCAATGAGGCTCAAGCGAAGGCCGCAATGCTTTTCGAGCCCATGCGTGTTGGTCCATTACATCTGGACTCAAGAGTCTGGGTGCCTGCCATGGTTCCGTGGCGAGCGGCATTAGACGGTTCAGTTACTTCCGCGAACATCGACTGGTATCGAAGATTTGCACAAGGAGCCCCGGGCGTAATCGTGGTGGAGGCAACGGGGATACGTGATGTTCCATCTGGTGCTTTATTGCGTATCAGCGATGACAAATTCGTGCAAGGGCTGGGTGAAATCGCTCGTGTGATACATGAGGCCAGTGGGGGACGAACGCGGGCAATTATTCAACTCATTGATTTTCTTGCAATGAAGCGTCGCCCGGATCCTAAAGATTTCTTCTTCCGATATTTAGCGATTACTGAACGACATCGGGAGAAGTTGAATCTACCTGGGACAGATGATTTACAAGTGAGAACAGCGCTTTCAAAGCTAACAGAAGATCAGTTAACGCAGGTGTTAGAAGCGCGCGAGTTGGAAAATTTGAAGATGGGATTTAGGGAGCGTGTCACGGACGTGCATCTTCAACACATTCGAGAATTACCAGAGCAGTTGCCATCGCTTTTTGCTCAAGCAGCGAAGAGGGCCCAAGACGCTGGGTTTGATGGTGTCGAATTGCATTACGCGCATGCGTACACCATGGCATCTTTCCTATCGACCTTGAATACTCGGCAAGATAAGTGGGGCGGATCACGGGAGGACAGAGTCAGATTACCGTTGGATGTATTTCGTGCGGTGAAAGCGTGTGTTGAACCGAGCTTTGCGGTCGGGTGTCGTCTGTTGACGGAAGAAATCATTGCTGGTGGTGCAGGGCAAGAAGATGCTGAGTTTTATGCACTTGAATTGTCGCGAGCTGGAATGGACTTTTTGTCTTTTTCCCGAGGTGGAAAATTCGAAGACGCACAGCAACCTAAAGTGAAGCATGCCGCTTACCCGTATACAGGACCATCTGGGTACGAGTGCATGCCTCAGTACATCTCGGACGAACAAGGCCCTTTTGGCAGGAACGTTGCGCCGACAAGAAGAATTAGGCAACGGTTGCGTGCAGAGAATCTGCAAGTGCCAGTGGTGGTTGCGGGTGGGATTTACGATTTTTCTGTTGCCGAGGAGCTACTTCGCAATGGCAGCGCAGATCTTATTGGCATGGCGAGACAAAGCCTTGCAGATCCAGATTGGCCGGAAAAAGTACGAATGGGTAGGGGTGAGCAGGTTCGTTTGTGCCGTTATTCAAATTACTGCGAAGCATTAGATGCTAGGCATGAAATGGTGACATGTGAGCTGTGGGACCGTGAAGATTTGCATTTGCCAGGGGTTGCGAAAACTCCGGACGGGAGACGTCGACTGGTACCAAAAAGCGAAGCGTGCAACAAGTCTGATGATAATGGTAAACACTTAATGAAATAGTGATTTGTAAACTATAACGTCTATATAAAATCCTAAGGGGGTAGATTTTATTTGCGGCTGTCTCGAATCTGCTTTTGTATGTAGTGCGGGCCTGCCAAAAACGTTCTCCTATTTTTTAAACTTACCAAGGCTCAAGATGTTTCAAAAACTCTTCTCATTGCGGGAGCACAACACAACCGTACAAACGGAGGTAGTGGCGGGGTTAACAACGTTTCTGGCGATGGCGTACATAGTGTTCGTCAATCCAAACATTCTGAGTACGACGGGAATGGATAAAGGGGCCGTGATTGTCAGTACATGTTTAGCAGCGGCTTTTGGTTGTTTCGTGATGGCCTTTTGGGCGAACTGGCCTGTTGGGATGGCGCCAGGAATGGGGCTTAATGCCTTTTTCGCGTTCACCGTGGTGCAGGGGATGGGCTGGACTTGGCAGGCGGCTTTAGGCGCAGTCTTTATATCTGGTTGTATTTTTGTCTTGCTAACGTTGACGGGGGTACGGCGTTGGATTGTCGAGGCGAT
This region of Limnohabitans curvus genomic DNA includes:
- a CDS encoding ATP-binding protein — encoded protein: MLFLIGPVLWVINQERSSISAFICSFFIFISMIMWKRGSSLVLVHLIYQGSLLGVILYNAYYLGGVTSSVMVWMGLVPILPIFLMSREWGYGWLVGSIAIVLGMLQLQINGHIPMRLGDTIDDLYLSTLMIGMLSLTQMILVSTYDTASWTMFQQITKKNEALQALSRKLEIASSHKDTFLATVSHEMRTPLNAVFGFLNIIERTDHLPSEVYGFVKHAKNSSSHLLTVINDLLDFSQMQQGRLVLAPQVVHLKQTVYQIHAALQSRAAEKNLKYSLEFIGEIPPYVKLDPHRLTQILLNLLGNAVKFTNQGGVRTEIRVFSAVDVKHSHDVTFEIVVSDTGIGISEHQIGKVFEPFVQIKEQDHIESDYSLRGNGLGLSITRSLVLLQGGVIDVQSKKGEGSAFRVCLPVHVEQAPNSLRDKSEPSVNPIEINLLVVDDHQMNRMVVSNLVKKFFPNATITEAKNGTEALTKMRSELFDLVLMDLIMPDLTGTEVVEIIRKEAAPYSDVNVVALTANLANEALHECNRVHMQGVLPKPIDLGLLVQTITQFGMPKDLKEIH
- a CDS encoding NADH:flavin oxidoreductase, with translation MWKPVQRIRWKTEPGGWPNEAQAKAAMLFEPMRVGPLHLDSRVWVPAMVPWRAALDGSVTSANIDWYRRFAQGAPGVIVVEATGIRDVPSGALLRISDDKFVQGLGEIARVIHEASGGRTRAIIQLIDFLAMKRRPDPKDFFFRYLAITERHREKLNLPGTDDLQVRTALSKLTEDQLTQVLEARELENLKMGFRERVTDVHLQHIRELPEQLPSLFAQAAKRAQDAGFDGVELHYAHAYTMASFLSTLNTRQDKWGGSREDRVRLPLDVFRAVKACVEPSFAVGCRLLTEEIIAGGAGQEDAEFYALELSRAGMDFLSFSRGGKFEDAQQPKVKHAAYPYTGPSGYECMPQYISDEQGPFGRNVAPTRRIRQRLRAENLQVPVVVAGGIYDFSVAEELLRNGSADLIGMARQSLADPDWPEKVRMGRGEQVRLCRYSNYCEALDARHEMVTCELWDREDLHLPGVAKTPDGRRRLVPKSEACNKSDDNGKHLMK